In Streptomyces sp. NBC_01381, a genomic segment contains:
- a CDS encoding 2'-5' RNA ligase family protein — protein sequence MHTGRLWASPDAPDEEWAKPHVLWLPQSEPQVLDYFARLSEVVARYPDVIAPIAPEDLHMTIQSIRPLNTAGVRVDGTQLEKAAVAVQSELADLEPFRIEIGPARASGSAGIVEIWPEEGPALLNRRVRRGLFAAGMDLPPEEEHFWSHMSCGYGIQDTDTPELAARSDQLASDLGKAIRPGIRTSALVSSVWLVWERQVPDRNTYTFQPVHELRLACGATD from the coding sequence ATGCACACCGGGCGCCTTTGGGCTTCGCCGGACGCCCCAGATGAGGAGTGGGCCAAACCGCACGTCCTGTGGCTGCCGCAGTCCGAGCCCCAGGTCCTCGACTACTTCGCCCGGCTAAGCGAGGTCGTAGCCCGCTACCCGGACGTGATCGCCCCGATCGCGCCGGAGGACCTACATATGACGATCCAGTCCATCAGGCCCTTGAACACGGCAGGTGTACGGGTGGACGGCACGCAGCTTGAGAAGGCTGCGGTCGCAGTCCAGAGTGAGCTGGCGGATCTGGAGCCGTTCCGTATTGAGATCGGTCCGGCGAGGGCATCGGGGTCCGCTGGGATCGTCGAGATATGGCCGGAGGAGGGTCCGGCGCTCCTCAACCGCCGGGTCCGCCGTGGGCTGTTCGCCGCTGGCATGGATCTCCCGCCCGAGGAGGAGCATTTCTGGAGTCACATGTCGTGCGGGTATGGCATCCAGGACACCGACACCCCGGAACTGGCTGCTCGTTCAGATCAGCTGGCCTCAGATCTAGGGAAAGCCATCCGGCCGGGCATCCGCACCTCCGCCCTCGTCTCTTCGGTGTGGCTGGTGTGGGAGCGGCAGGTCCCGGACCGGAACACGTACACGTTCCAGCCGGTCCACGAACTCCGCCTGGCTTGTGGCGCCACCGACTAG
- a CDS encoding ABC transporter ATP-binding protein, translated as MNIDFTSMVKQLPTQLATVLRLAWDADRAATRQLIGAELGQGIARMVTLLAVNAALAHVMTIATLQERARAAAPALVVVALSMMVASLCRSRSTYMTGRLEPKVERRATETYLERACQVELSAIEDDNFHRLLDSAQHGAMAARYSIRMGTQVINALLGFVAALGVLTLLHWALMPMLVLMALPSGWSALVTARRRYRLWQAWVQHSRACQRISQMIIDPKAAPEIRVHRVGPFLLEHFRGMSEAAEAEKERVARQEGHTVLIASAWTGLATAAAYGTLFALLWFGVMDLAVAGTAIIGIRTGAASLTTVVNQLNSLNSEVLYVADLQRLITEADRLSIPSGGVDLPEQVRDIRFENVSFTYPGQNDEGELALKDVSLSIPSGRIVALVGVNGAGKTTLVKLLAGLYQPTSGRIMWDDVDGAHASREQLASRVAMVAQDFVRWVFTARVNVGIGRPDLPMDDDRLQAAIEQAGAQDVIAKLPRGLDTLLGRGFRGSAELSGGQWQRVGIARAARRDGELLIVDEPTAALDARAELEVFDRIRALADSGQTIVLITHRLASVRHADLVHVLDDGRLVESGSPGELLAQDGSLFAELYDLQASQFGSERSCSGGVVPTPRSSRSDTPSSAKAS; from the coding sequence ATGAACATCGACTTCACGAGCATGGTCAAGCAGCTGCCCACACAGTTGGCGACCGTGCTCCGGCTGGCCTGGGACGCAGACCGCGCCGCGACCCGACAGCTGATCGGCGCGGAACTCGGTCAGGGCATCGCCCGGATGGTCACCCTGCTCGCGGTCAACGCGGCGCTGGCGCACGTGATGACTATCGCTACTTTGCAGGAGCGGGCCCGGGCCGCTGCTCCGGCGCTCGTGGTGGTCGCGTTGTCCATGATGGTGGCGTCCCTGTGCCGGTCCCGGTCCACCTATATGACCGGCCGTCTCGAACCCAAGGTGGAGCGACGGGCAACGGAGACCTACCTGGAGCGGGCCTGCCAGGTGGAGTTGTCGGCGATCGAGGACGACAACTTCCACCGCCTCCTGGACTCCGCTCAGCACGGGGCGATGGCTGCCCGCTATTCCATCCGCATGGGCACCCAGGTCATCAACGCCCTTCTCGGTTTCGTGGCCGCACTCGGTGTACTCACCCTGCTGCACTGGGCCTTGATGCCCATGCTCGTGCTGATGGCGCTGCCCAGCGGCTGGTCTGCTCTGGTCACCGCCCGGCGCCGCTACCGCCTCTGGCAGGCCTGGGTCCAGCATTCACGTGCCTGCCAGCGGATCTCCCAGATGATCATTGATCCGAAGGCTGCGCCCGAGATCAGGGTGCATCGGGTCGGCCCGTTCCTGTTGGAGCACTTCCGCGGCATGTCGGAGGCAGCCGAGGCAGAGAAGGAGCGTGTGGCCCGGCAGGAGGGGCACACTGTGCTCATCGCCTCGGCTTGGACCGGGCTGGCCACCGCGGCCGCCTACGGCACTCTGTTCGCTTTGTTGTGGTTCGGCGTCATGGACCTGGCCGTGGCGGGCACCGCGATCATCGGCATCCGCACGGGGGCGGCGAGTCTGACGACGGTGGTCAATCAGCTCAATTCCCTGAACAGCGAAGTCCTTTACGTGGCCGACCTGCAGCGGCTCATCACCGAGGCCGACCGGCTGTCTATCCCGTCCGGTGGCGTGGATCTCCCTGAACAGGTGCGTGATATCCGCTTCGAGAACGTGTCGTTCACCTACCCCGGGCAGAACGACGAGGGTGAACTAGCCCTGAAGGACGTGTCGCTGTCCATCCCTTCCGGACGGATCGTCGCGCTCGTCGGAGTCAACGGCGCCGGCAAGACCACGCTGGTGAAGCTCCTCGCGGGCCTGTACCAGCCGACCTCCGGCCGGATCATGTGGGATGACGTGGACGGTGCGCACGCCTCACGTGAGCAACTCGCCTCCAGGGTCGCGATGGTGGCGCAAGACTTCGTGCGGTGGGTCTTTACCGCCCGGGTCAATGTCGGCATCGGCCGCCCCGATCTCCCCATGGACGATGACCGGCTTCAGGCGGCTATCGAGCAGGCTGGCGCCCAGGACGTGATCGCCAAGCTGCCGAGGGGACTCGACACGCTTCTCGGGCGAGGGTTCCGCGGCAGCGCAGAGCTCTCCGGCGGACAGTGGCAGCGGGTAGGAATCGCCAGAGCAGCCCGGAGGGACGGCGAGCTACTGATCGTGGATGAACCCACGGCCGCGCTGGACGCTCGGGCAGAACTGGAGGTCTTCGACCGTATCCGGGCCCTGGCGGATTCCGGACAGACCATCGTGCTGATCACCCACCGGCTCGCCTCCGTACGGCATGCCGACCTCGTCCACGTCCTCGACGACGGCCGTCTCGTCGAGTCCGGTAGCCCCGGCGAACTCCTCGCTCAGGACGGATCACTGTTCGCGGAGCTGTACGACCTTCAGGCGAGCCAGTTTGGAAGTGAGCGGAGTTGCAGCGGAGGGGTAGTGCCCACGCCTCGCTCATCCCGGTCCGACACCCCTTCGTCGGCCAAAGCCTCATGA
- a CDS encoding PolC-type DNA polymerase III produces MSGSRRLADDPAFKETHFVVIDFEGTTPKGHSPEPIEVAALGLHYEPGKGPVHSGFSFQSLINPPAHAPVTERDVAQTGITAADVAAAPRAATVLHALDDALPGRPKLLVAHHAPVEAGFVYRYREACPRLAYTRLVCTRLLGRTIFPGLSSYSLDALLSHCGIPQPAHRHRAMDDVMVTASLFRHLLTEASRCHHITSLADLVRIAGLQPRAIAPTQLELS; encoded by the coding sequence ATGTCCGGCAGCCGTCGACTGGCGGACGATCCAGCCTTCAAGGAGACCCACTTCGTGGTCATCGACTTTGAGGGCACCACACCCAAAGGTCACTCTCCGGAGCCGATCGAAGTAGCCGCGCTGGGGCTGCACTACGAGCCAGGCAAAGGTCCCGTCCACAGTGGCTTCTCATTCCAGTCCTTGATCAATCCACCAGCCCACGCTCCGGTCACCGAGCGGGATGTGGCACAGACCGGTATCACAGCCGCAGATGTTGCCGCCGCGCCGCGAGCCGCCACAGTGCTGCATGCGCTGGACGACGCATTGCCGGGACGGCCGAAACTTCTGGTCGCCCACCATGCACCAGTCGAAGCCGGATTCGTGTACCGCTACCGCGAGGCCTGCCCGCGCCTGGCATACACGCGGCTGGTGTGCACCCGGCTCCTGGGGCGGACGATCTTCCCCGGTCTCTCCTCGTACTCCCTGGACGCCCTTCTGTCTCACTGCGGGATTCCTCAACCAGCGCATCGTCACCGGGCGATGGACGACGTCATGGTCACCGCGAGCCTGTTCCGCCACTTGCTTACCGAGGCCTCCCGCTGCCACCACATCACCAGCCTCGCCGACCTCGTACGGATCGCCGGCCTGCAGCCCCGCGCGATCGCACCCACCCAACTCGAACTGTCCTGA
- a CDS encoding phosphotransferase enzyme family protein — protein sequence MLSEILAGHYGLSLRSAVPVHKGTDTVSWRAESDDGLRLRIKEYSSLTPDDIQHLRTVWDMSEYCRAADLPVPRVWTINNGRLFAVEGGRAWAVTDEAPGSASTKPMTVDGAEQLGLLLGKMHRVLAAYPLLKWRRPARWHTRSVEEGVARCNRALKGAVRQHEPHLPQVRQDLEQRREDLRRYTRSLRASLPHDLVEQALHADVTPTNVLTQAGKITALVGFRAETAICGWELGRAAFDPRTVADGSQWVQCAVRMIQAYRSQNPSLPHPQIQATARIALLHMLFSFYGATTAEYALPDEERTRLQQHWMDQQLAIRRLLTNLDDLEPTLAATNGGR from the coding sequence ATGCTCAGCGAGATCCTCGCCGGGCACTACGGCCTGTCCCTCAGATCCGCTGTACCAGTCCATAAGGGCACGGACACCGTCAGTTGGCGGGCCGAATCCGACGATGGCCTGCGCCTGCGCATCAAGGAGTACAGCTCCCTCACCCCAGACGACATACAACACCTGCGCACCGTATGGGACATGTCCGAGTACTGCCGGGCTGCGGACCTGCCTGTGCCTCGGGTCTGGACCATCAACAACGGCCGCCTGTTCGCAGTAGAAGGAGGCCGCGCCTGGGCCGTCACCGACGAAGCACCGGGCAGCGCCTCCACCAAGCCCATGACCGTCGATGGGGCCGAACAACTCGGACTACTCCTCGGCAAGATGCACCGTGTCCTCGCCGCCTACCCTCTGCTCAAATGGCGTCGCCCCGCCCGGTGGCATACCCGCAGCGTGGAAGAAGGCGTCGCCCGCTGTAACCGCGCCCTCAAGGGCGCAGTCCGGCAGCACGAGCCACACCTGCCGCAGGTGCGCCAAGACCTTGAGCAGCGGCGCGAGGATCTGCGGCGCTATACCCGATCGCTGCGTGCCAGCCTCCCCCACGACCTGGTCGAACAGGCCCTGCACGCCGACGTCACCCCCACGAACGTCCTCACACAGGCCGGCAAAATCACCGCGCTCGTCGGCTTTCGCGCGGAGACCGCCATCTGTGGCTGGGAGTTGGGGCGTGCCGCGTTCGATCCGCGGACCGTTGCAGACGGATCCCAGTGGGTGCAGTGCGCCGTGCGCATGATCCAGGCCTACCGGTCACAGAATCCGAGCCTCCCCCACCCCCAGATACAGGCCACCGCGCGGATCGCGCTGCTGCACATGCTCTTCAGCTTCTACGGCGCGACCACCGCCGAGTACGCACTGCCCGACGAAGAACGAACCAGGCTGCAGCAGCACTGGATGGACCAGCAGCTCGCTATCCGGCGCCTCCTGACGAATCTCGACGACCTCGAGCCCACACTCGCCGCCACCAATGGGGGGCGGTGA